From a region of the Hemibagrus wyckioides isolate EC202008001 linkage group LG06, SWU_Hwy_1.0, whole genome shotgun sequence genome:
- the LOC131353922 gene encoding uncharacterized protein LOC131353922 isoform X14, with protein sequence MASQGPGRKRTPNRNAVTPEEDALNVIAREAEARLAAKRAARAEAREIRMKELERQQKEIYQVQKKYYGLENLDNKWGDIEQWMEDSERYTRHSQRHVSVSDDEECMSLGSRSNVRLDLDSVGAQTGLDEGLDRDFFEKGPSRASTLSAATLTSLGGASSRKGSDSSSVTADTETSLQDIKEIHELKDQIQDVEAKYMQSLKELKDSLAQMEEKYRKAMVSNAQLDNEKSNLIYEVDTLKDSLMELEELLAETRRECEEKSKDLEREKHAHSILQFQFIEQKETLKQSEELLTEIRQLHFKQEGFVREISDLQETIEWKDKKIGALEKQKEYSDAIRTERDELRDEVVQLKDILKKHGIVLGPDLCTNGEVEGNVSSGSACTELQHGSSVLGTQELQLFRDENVGGSRGGQFQHQQDFDHEVQENHLPPSVSGSSSESPVVAHYNNGGFGNDFNNSIAKIQNNVEKPQAACEGKAEEISKDNVIIEGMRTDQQEIPLHDNRSETIKEENQDFTEKLPCEIAEKDVVHLDETVVGDSQIKMISDSSPSAKIDTALNSQSASVSGKKKKKKRKNKQKQKQSSDEKAVRSEIGDENENQLAESSSVQTVEENSVCSEEAPINEKVPDNRNVDENIELMHKEAESLELQRPNTGPGSISNQTDCMSSADFFRTADSVKEIKIDVPAYDDPLERTTEELNASIGKYKILSNNGDAELKDIVAVCADFPESGFEVRPEKEETDTTSDVVEMETVDGMIHLDKTYALAETSTVTQLDDAVITNEVSEEGQEIATDTQLDDALVTDEMHEEGQETSTVAQLDDAVITNEVSEEGQVISTVTQLDDAVITNEVSEEGQVISTVTQLDDAVITNEVSKEGQVISTVTQLDDALVTDKVHKLEQDTSTVTQLDDAVITNEVSEEGQETSTVTQLDDALVTDKVPELEQDSSTVTQLDGVLVTDEVPEQGQEISTDTQLDDALVTDEIPEESQEISTVTQLDDALVTDEMHEEGQETSTVTQLDDAVITNEVSEEGQEISTVTQLDDALVTDKVPELEQDTSTVTQLDGVLVTDKIPEERQEISTVTQLDGVLVTDKIPEERQEISTVTQLDGVLVTDEVPEEELETSAVTQLNEAVVADKVPEKEQETSAVKQLDDGLVTAEVPEEEQETYKETQLDDTVVTDEAPKLEQETSTGTQLDDVLFTAEVPEVELETSAVTQLNEAVVANKVAEKEQETSAVKQLDDGLVTAEVPEEKQESQEPTQIDQEFKVEQDEGEVEYGESFECHQEHNNIPDHKVQTDEQNVSAEIAGVTAEQIATTGGNQNESQQHSLTGYEEQGPEGCEETGHFEHSERAKQETSPNDLLPETRELDEVADDVVLQEAGQNMREQEVSEVKEGTSETNKEDAKSGSKKESKKGKGKSKEDCKMS encoded by the exons GAGGACAGTGAGCGGTATACACGCCACTCACAGAGACATGTTTCG GTGTCAGATGATGAAGAATGTATGTCGTTGGGGAGCAGGAGCAATGTACGG TTGGATTTGGATTCAGTTGGTGCACAGACTGGG TTGGATGAGGGATTGGACAGAGATTTTTTCGAAAAG GGCCCCTCTCGAGCGTCTACTCTATCCGCCGCCACTCTGACTTCACTGGGCGGGGCTTCCTCACGCAAAGGAAGTGACAGTTCCTCTGTCACTGCAGATACAGAGACATCCTTACAGGATATTAAG GAAATTCATGAACTGAAGGATCAGATCCAGGATGTCGAGGCCAAATACATGCAGAGCCTCAAAGAACTCAAG GATTCTTTGGCACAGATGGAGGAGAAATACCGCAAGGCCATGGTGTCTAATGCGCAGTTGGATAATGAGAAATCTAATCTGATATATGAGGTGGATACTTTGAAAGACTCGCTGATGGAGCTAGAAGAGCTTCTTGCTGAGACTCGGCGAGAGTGTGAGGAGAAGAGTAAG GATCTGGAGCGAGAGAAGCATGCCCACAGTATACTGCAGTTTCAGTTCATCGAGCAAAAAGAAACACTGAAGCAAAGTGAAGAGCTGCTGACT GAGATTCGTCAATTACACTTCAAACAAGAGGGCTTTGTTAGGGAGATTTCTGACCTGCAGGAAACTATTGAATGGAAGGATAAGAAAATTGGG GCCTTAGAGAAGCAGAAAGAGTATTCTGATGCCATTCGAACTGAGCGGGATGAGCTCAGGGATGAGGTGGTTCAACtcaaagacattttaaag AAACATGGCATTGTCCTTGGACCAGACCTGTGCACCAATGGAGAAGTGGAAGGAAATGTGAGCAGTGGGTCTGCCTGCACCGAACTGCAGCATGGGAGCAGTGTATTAG GCACTCAGGAGTTGCAGCTGTTTAGAGATGAAAATGTAGGGGGCTCCAGAGGTGGCCAGTTCCAACACCAACAGGATTTTGACCATGAAGTTCAAGAGAATCACCTGCCTCCATCTGTCTCTGGCAGTTCTTCTGAATCTCCTGTAGTAGCACATTATAATAATGGGGGTTTTGGAAATGATTTCAATAACAGCATAGCAAAAATTCAAAACAATGTTGAAAAACCTCAGGCTGCGTGTGAGGGTAAAGCAGAGGAAATTTCAAAAGATAATGTTATTATTGAAGGCATGAGAACAGATCAGCAAGAGATTCCACTGCATGATAACAGAAGTGAGACTATAAAAGAGGAAAATCAAGATTTCACAGAAAAACTCCCATGTGAGATAGCAGAAAAGGATGTAGTCCACCTAGATGAAACTGTAGTTGGAGATTCTCAGATCAAAATGATTTCTGACAGTTCACCATCAGCAAAAATAGACACAGCATTGAATTCCCAAAGTGCCAGTGTttcaggaaaaaagaagaagaaaaaaaggaaaaataaacagaaacaaaagcaGAGCTCCGATGAAAAAGCAGTTCGTTCAGAAATTGGGGATGAGAATGAAAACCAGCTCGCAGAGAGCAGTTCAGTTCAGACAGTAGAGGAAAACTCAGTATGTTCAGAAGAAGCACCCATAAATGAGAAAGTACCAGATAACAGGAATGTTGATGAAAACATAGAGCTGATGCACAAAGAAGCAGAATCTCTAGAACTACAAAGACCTAATACCGGCCCTGGATCAATCAGTAATCAGACTGATTGCATGAGCAGCGCCGATTTTTTCCGAACTGCGGACTCCGTAAAGGAAATTAAGATTGACGTCCCTGCTTACGACGATCCGCTGGAAAGAACTACTGAAGAGTTAAATGCCTCTATTGGCAAATACAAAATCTTAAGCAACAATGGTGATGCTGAGCTGAAAGACATTGTTGCCGTCTGTGCTGATTTTCCTGAATCTGGTTTTGAGGTAAGACCTGAGAAAGAGGAAACTGACACTACCTCAGATGTAGTGGAAATGGAAACAGTTGATGGGATGATTCACCTTGATAAAACATACGCCCTTGCCGAAACATCCACAGTCACGCAGCTGGATGACGCTGTAATTACAAATGAAGTATCCGAAGAGGGGCAAGAAATagccacagacacacagctggATGATGCTTTAGTTACAGATGAAATGCATGAAGAGGGGCAAGAAACATCCACAGTCGCACAGCTGGATGACGCTGTAATTACAAATGAAGTATCTGAAGAGGGGCAAGTAATATCCACAGTCACACAGCTGGATGACGCTGTAATTACAAATGAAGTATCCGAAGAGGGGCAAGTAATATCCACAGTCACACAGCTGGATGACGCTGTAATTACAAATGAAGTATCCAAAGAGGGGCAAGTAATATCCACAGTCACACAGCTGGATGATGCTTTAGTTACAGATAAAGTACACAAACTGGAGCAGGATACTTCCACAGTCACACAGCTGGATGACGCTGTAATTACAAATGAAGTATCTGAAGAGGGGCAAGAAACATCCACAGTCACACAGCTGGATGATGCTTTAGTTACAGATAAAGTACCTGAATTGGAGCAGGATTCTTCCACAGTCACACAGCTGGATGGCGTTTTAGTTACAGATGAAGTGCCTGAACAGGGGCAAGAAAtatccacagacacacagctggATGATGCTTTAGTTACAGATGAAATACCTGAAGAGAGTCAAGAAATATCCACAGTCACACAGCTAGATGATGCTTTAGTTACAGATGAAATGCATGAAGAGGGGCAAGAAACATCCACAGTCACACAGCTGGATGACGCTGTAATTACAAATGAAGTATCCGAAGAGGGGCAAGAAATATCCACGGTCACACAGCTGGATGATGCTTTAGTTACAGATAAAGTACCCGAATTGGAGCAGGATACTTCCACAGTCACACAGCTGGATGGTGTTTTAGTTACAGATAAAATACCTGAAGAGAGGCAAGAAATATCCACAGTCACACAGCTGGATGGTGTTTTAGTTACAGATAAAATACCTGAAGAGAGGCAAGAAATTTCCACAGTCACACAGCTGGATGGTGTTTTAGTTACAGATGAAGTGCCTGAAGAGGAGCTCGAAACATCTGCAGTTACACAGCTGAATGAGGCTGTAGTTGCAGATAAAGTACCTGAAAAGGAGCAAGAAACATCTGCAGTCAAACAGCTGGATGATGGTTTAGTTACAGCTGAAGTACCTGAAGAGGAGCAAGAAACATATAAAGAGACACAGCTGGATGACACTGTAGTTACAGATGAAGCACCCAAATTGGAGCAAGAAACATCCACAGGCACACAGCTGGATGACGTTTTATTTACAGCTGAAGTGCCTGAAGTGGAGCTAGAAACATCTGCAGTTACACAGCTGAATGAGGCTGTAGTTGCAAATAAAGTAGCTGAAAAGGAGCAAGAAACATCTGCAGTCAAACAGCTGGATGATGGTTTAGTTACAGCTGAAGTACCTGAAGAGAAGCAAGAATCACAGGAACCAACACAAATAGATCAGGAATTCAAAGTAGAACAGGATGAAGGTGAGGTAGAGTATGGAGAATCTTTTGAGTGTCATCAAGAACACAATAACATTCCTGACCACAAGgtacagacagatgaacagaatGTCTCAGCAGAGATAGCGGGTGTAACTGCAGAGCAGATAGCCACAACAGGGGGAAATCAGAACGAAAGTCAGCAACACTCTTTAACAGGATATGAGGAACAAGGACCTGAAGGCTGCGAAGAAACGGGGCATTTTGAGCACAGTGAAAGAGCCAAGCAGGAAACAAGTCCTAACGATCTGCTTCCTGAGACACGAGAGTTAGATGAGGTGGCTGATGATGTTGTTCTGCAAGAAGCAGGTCAGAATATGAGAGAGCAGGAAGTCAGTGAAGTCAAAGAGGGTACGTCTGAAACAAACAAGGAGGATGCAAAAAGTGGCTCCAAAAAGGAAAGCAAGAAAGGGAAGGGGAAGAGTAAAGAGGACTGCAAAATGTCCTAA
- the LOC131353922 gene encoding uncharacterized protein LOC131353922 isoform X11 — protein sequence MASQGPGRKRTPNRNAVTPEEDALNVIAREAEARLAAKRAARAEAREIRMKELERQQKEIYQVQKKYYGLENLDNKWGDIEQWMEDSERYTRHSQRHVSVSDDEECMSLGSRSNVRLDLDSVGAQTGLSHTSTFNSHKNTKKKKKKTKNSSDISNGYDNDYRTNSSRLDEGLDRDFFEKGPSRASTLSAATLTSLGGASSRKGSDSSSVTADTETSLQDIKEIHELKDQIQDVEAKYMQSLKELKDSLAQMEEKYRKAMVSNAQLDNEKSNLIYEVDTLKDSLMELEELLAETRRECEEKSKDLEREKHAHSILQFQFIEQKETLKQSEELLTEIRQLHFKQEGFVREISDLQETIEWKDKKIGALEKQKEYSDAIRTERDELRDEVVQLKDILKKHGIVLGPDLCTNGEVEGNVSSGSACTELQHGSSVLGTQELQLFRDENVGGSRGGQFQHQQDFDHEVQENHLPPSVSGSSSESPVVAHYNNGGFGNDFNNSIAKIQNNVEKPQAACEGKAEEISKDNVIIEGMRTDQQEIPLHDNRSETIKEENQDFTEKLPCEIAEKDVVHLDETVVGDSQIKMISDSSPSAKIDTALNSQSASVSGKKKKKKRKNKQKQKQSSDEKAVRSEIGDENENQLAESSSVQTVEENSVCSEEAPINEKVPDNRNVDENIELMHKEAESLELQRPNTGPGSISNQTDCMSSADFFRTADSVKEIKIDVPAYDDPLERTTEELNASIGKYKILSNNGDAELKDIVAVCADFPESGFEVRPEKEETDTTSDVVEMETVDGMIHLDKTYALAETSTVTQLDDAVITNEVSEEGQEIATDTQLDDALVTDEMHEEGQETSTVAQLDDAVITNEVSEEGQVISTVTQLDDAVITNEVSEEGQVISTVTQLDDAVITNEVSKEGQVISTVTQLDDALVTDKVHKLEQDTSTVTQLDDAVITNEVSEEGQETSTVTQLDDALVTDKVPELEQDSSTVTQLDGVLVTDEVPEQGQEISTDTQLDDALVTDEIPEESQEISTVTQLDDALVTDEMHEEGQETSTVTQLDDAVITNEVSEEGQEISTVTQLDDALVTDKVPELEQDTSTVTQLDGVLVTDKIPEERQEISTVTQLDGVLVTDKIPEERQEISTVTQLDGVLVTDEVPEEELETSAVTQLNEAVVADKVPEKEQETSAVKQLDDGLVTAEVPEEEQETYKETQLDDTVVTDEAPKLEQETSTGTQLDDVLFTAEVPEVELETSAVTQLNEAVVANKVAEKEQETSAVKQLDDGLVTAEVPEEKQESQEPTQIDQEFKVEQDEGEVEYGESFECHQEHNNIPDHKVQTDEQNVSAEIAGVTAEQIATTGGNQNESQQHSLTGYEEQGPEGCEETGHFEHSERAKQETSPNDLLPETRELDEVADDVVLQEAGQNMREQEVSEVKEGTSETNKEDAKSGSKKESKKGKGKSKEDCKMS from the exons GAGGACAGTGAGCGGTATACACGCCACTCACAGAGACATGTTTCG GTGTCAGATGATGAAGAATGTATGTCGTTGGGGAGCAGGAGCAATGTACGG TTGGATTTGGATTCAGTTGGTGCACAGACTGGG TTATCCCATACATCTACGTTTAATTCTCACAAGaacacaaagaagaagaaaaagaagacgaAGAACTCTTCTGATATT AGTAACGGCTACGACAATGATTACAGAACGAATTCCAGTCGG TTGGATGAGGGATTGGACAGAGATTTTTTCGAAAAG GGCCCCTCTCGAGCGTCTACTCTATCCGCCGCCACTCTGACTTCACTGGGCGGGGCTTCCTCACGCAAAGGAAGTGACAGTTCCTCTGTCACTGCAGATACAGAGACATCCTTACAGGATATTAAG GAAATTCATGAACTGAAGGATCAGATCCAGGATGTCGAGGCCAAATACATGCAGAGCCTCAAAGAACTCAAG GATTCTTTGGCACAGATGGAGGAGAAATACCGCAAGGCCATGGTGTCTAATGCGCAGTTGGATAATGAGAAATCTAATCTGATATATGAGGTGGATACTTTGAAAGACTCGCTGATGGAGCTAGAAGAGCTTCTTGCTGAGACTCGGCGAGAGTGTGAGGAGAAGAGTAAG GATCTGGAGCGAGAGAAGCATGCCCACAGTATACTGCAGTTTCAGTTCATCGAGCAAAAAGAAACACTGAAGCAAAGTGAAGAGCTGCTGACT GAGATTCGTCAATTACACTTCAAACAAGAGGGCTTTGTTAGGGAGATTTCTGACCTGCAGGAAACTATTGAATGGAAGGATAAGAAAATTGGG GCCTTAGAGAAGCAGAAAGAGTATTCTGATGCCATTCGAACTGAGCGGGATGAGCTCAGGGATGAGGTGGTTCAACtcaaagacattttaaag AAACATGGCATTGTCCTTGGACCAGACCTGTGCACCAATGGAGAAGTGGAAGGAAATGTGAGCAGTGGGTCTGCCTGCACCGAACTGCAGCATGGGAGCAGTGTATTAG GCACTCAGGAGTTGCAGCTGTTTAGAGATGAAAATGTAGGGGGCTCCAGAGGTGGCCAGTTCCAACACCAACAGGATTTTGACCATGAAGTTCAAGAGAATCACCTGCCTCCATCTGTCTCTGGCAGTTCTTCTGAATCTCCTGTAGTAGCACATTATAATAATGGGGGTTTTGGAAATGATTTCAATAACAGCATAGCAAAAATTCAAAACAATGTTGAAAAACCTCAGGCTGCGTGTGAGGGTAAAGCAGAGGAAATTTCAAAAGATAATGTTATTATTGAAGGCATGAGAACAGATCAGCAAGAGATTCCACTGCATGATAACAGAAGTGAGACTATAAAAGAGGAAAATCAAGATTTCACAGAAAAACTCCCATGTGAGATAGCAGAAAAGGATGTAGTCCACCTAGATGAAACTGTAGTTGGAGATTCTCAGATCAAAATGATTTCTGACAGTTCACCATCAGCAAAAATAGACACAGCATTGAATTCCCAAAGTGCCAGTGTttcaggaaaaaagaagaagaaaaaaaggaaaaataaacagaaacaaaagcaGAGCTCCGATGAAAAAGCAGTTCGTTCAGAAATTGGGGATGAGAATGAAAACCAGCTCGCAGAGAGCAGTTCAGTTCAGACAGTAGAGGAAAACTCAGTATGTTCAGAAGAAGCACCCATAAATGAGAAAGTACCAGATAACAGGAATGTTGATGAAAACATAGAGCTGATGCACAAAGAAGCAGAATCTCTAGAACTACAAAGACCTAATACCGGCCCTGGATCAATCAGTAATCAGACTGATTGCATGAGCAGCGCCGATTTTTTCCGAACTGCGGACTCCGTAAAGGAAATTAAGATTGACGTCCCTGCTTACGACGATCCGCTGGAAAGAACTACTGAAGAGTTAAATGCCTCTATTGGCAAATACAAAATCTTAAGCAACAATGGTGATGCTGAGCTGAAAGACATTGTTGCCGTCTGTGCTGATTTTCCTGAATCTGGTTTTGAGGTAAGACCTGAGAAAGAGGAAACTGACACTACCTCAGATGTAGTGGAAATGGAAACAGTTGATGGGATGATTCACCTTGATAAAACATACGCCCTTGCCGAAACATCCACAGTCACGCAGCTGGATGACGCTGTAATTACAAATGAAGTATCCGAAGAGGGGCAAGAAATagccacagacacacagctggATGATGCTTTAGTTACAGATGAAATGCATGAAGAGGGGCAAGAAACATCCACAGTCGCACAGCTGGATGACGCTGTAATTACAAATGAAGTATCTGAAGAGGGGCAAGTAATATCCACAGTCACACAGCTGGATGACGCTGTAATTACAAATGAAGTATCCGAAGAGGGGCAAGTAATATCCACAGTCACACAGCTGGATGACGCTGTAATTACAAATGAAGTATCCAAAGAGGGGCAAGTAATATCCACAGTCACACAGCTGGATGATGCTTTAGTTACAGATAAAGTACACAAACTGGAGCAGGATACTTCCACAGTCACACAGCTGGATGACGCTGTAATTACAAATGAAGTATCTGAAGAGGGGCAAGAAACATCCACAGTCACACAGCTGGATGATGCTTTAGTTACAGATAAAGTACCTGAATTGGAGCAGGATTCTTCCACAGTCACACAGCTGGATGGCGTTTTAGTTACAGATGAAGTGCCTGAACAGGGGCAAGAAAtatccacagacacacagctggATGATGCTTTAGTTACAGATGAAATACCTGAAGAGAGTCAAGAAATATCCACAGTCACACAGCTAGATGATGCTTTAGTTACAGATGAAATGCATGAAGAGGGGCAAGAAACATCCACAGTCACACAGCTGGATGACGCTGTAATTACAAATGAAGTATCCGAAGAGGGGCAAGAAATATCCACGGTCACACAGCTGGATGATGCTTTAGTTACAGATAAAGTACCCGAATTGGAGCAGGATACTTCCACAGTCACACAGCTGGATGGTGTTTTAGTTACAGATAAAATACCTGAAGAGAGGCAAGAAATATCCACAGTCACACAGCTGGATGGTGTTTTAGTTACAGATAAAATACCTGAAGAGAGGCAAGAAATTTCCACAGTCACACAGCTGGATGGTGTTTTAGTTACAGATGAAGTGCCTGAAGAGGAGCTCGAAACATCTGCAGTTACACAGCTGAATGAGGCTGTAGTTGCAGATAAAGTACCTGAAAAGGAGCAAGAAACATCTGCAGTCAAACAGCTGGATGATGGTTTAGTTACAGCTGAAGTACCTGAAGAGGAGCAAGAAACATATAAAGAGACACAGCTGGATGACACTGTAGTTACAGATGAAGCACCCAAATTGGAGCAAGAAACATCCACAGGCACACAGCTGGATGACGTTTTATTTACAGCTGAAGTGCCTGAAGTGGAGCTAGAAACATCTGCAGTTACACAGCTGAATGAGGCTGTAGTTGCAAATAAAGTAGCTGAAAAGGAGCAAGAAACATCTGCAGTCAAACAGCTGGATGATGGTTTAGTTACAGCTGAAGTACCTGAAGAGAAGCAAGAATCACAGGAACCAACACAAATAGATCAGGAATTCAAAGTAGAACAGGATGAAGGTGAGGTAGAGTATGGAGAATCTTTTGAGTGTCATCAAGAACACAATAACATTCCTGACCACAAGgtacagacagatgaacagaatGTCTCAGCAGAGATAGCGGGTGTAACTGCAGAGCAGATAGCCACAACAGGGGGAAATCAGAACGAAAGTCAGCAACACTCTTTAACAGGATATGAGGAACAAGGACCTGAAGGCTGCGAAGAAACGGGGCATTTTGAGCACAGTGAAAGAGCCAAGCAGGAAACAAGTCCTAACGATCTGCTTCCTGAGACACGAGAGTTAGATGAGGTGGCTGATGATGTTGTTCTGCAAGAAGCAGGTCAGAATATGAGAGAGCAGGAAGTCAGTGAAGTCAAAGAGGGTACGTCTGAAACAAACAAGGAGGATGCAAAAAGTGGCTCCAAAAAGGAAAGCAAGAAAGGGAAGGGGAAGAGTAAAGAGGACTGCAAAATGTCCTAA